Proteins encoded in a region of the Vicinamibacteria bacterium genome:
- the kbl gene encoding glycine C-acetyltransferase, producing the protein MDAAFRDFLSAELQQIRDQGLWKEEWPIRGSQGPEIRVQGREGTVLNFCANNYLGLSSHPELLKAAHRALDEWGYGMSSVRFICGTQELHLELERKVAAFLGMEDAILYAACFDANGGVFEPLLGAEDAILTDQLNHASIIDGVRLCKAKRFVYQHADMGDLEAKLKEAAPARSRLIVTDGVFSMDGDVAPLPRICDLAERHRAMVLVDDSHATGFLGKTGRGSGEHCGVLGRIDILTTTFGKALGGASGGCVAARRDIIALLRQRSRPYLFSNTLPPVVVGATLRALEILGASTELRDRLEANTRTFRERMSSAGFEIKPGAHPIVPILFSRFTPDDAPLAQRFARALLQEGIYVKGFFFPVVPRGQSRIRVQLSAAHRPEHIDRAVEAFTKVGRALGVLTA; encoded by the coding sequence ATGGACGCGGCCTTCCGCGATTTCCTCTCCGCTGAGCTGCAACAGATCCGCGACCAGGGGCTCTGGAAGGAGGAGTGGCCCATCCGGGGCTCCCAGGGCCCCGAGATCCGCGTGCAGGGGCGCGAGGGGACGGTCCTCAACTTCTGCGCCAACAACTACCTCGGACTCTCCAGCCACCCCGAGCTCCTCAAGGCCGCCCACCGGGCGCTGGACGAGTGGGGTTACGGCATGTCCAGCGTGCGCTTCATCTGTGGGACGCAGGAGTTGCACCTGGAGCTGGAGCGCAAGGTTGCGGCCTTCCTGGGCATGGAGGACGCCATCCTCTACGCGGCCTGCTTCGACGCCAACGGGGGAGTCTTCGAGCCGCTGCTGGGGGCCGAGGACGCCATCCTGACCGACCAGCTCAACCACGCCTCCATCATCGACGGGGTGCGGCTCTGCAAGGCCAAGCGCTTTGTGTACCAGCACGCCGACATGGGGGACCTGGAGGCGAAGCTGAAGGAGGCCGCGCCCGCCCGCTCGCGGCTGATCGTGACGGACGGCGTCTTCTCCATGGACGGAGACGTCGCACCCCTCCCCCGGATCTGCGACCTGGCCGAACGCCACCGGGCGATGGTGCTGGTCGACGACTCCCACGCCACCGGTTTCCTGGGGAAGACGGGGCGGGGCAGCGGTGAGCACTGCGGGGTCCTGGGGCGGATCGACATTCTGACCACGACCTTTGGGAAGGCCCTGGGGGGCGCGTCGGGGGGCTGCGTGGCCGCCCGCCGCGACATCATCGCCCTCCTCCGCCAGCGCAGCCGGCCCTACCTCTTCTCGAACACCCTGCCCCCGGTGGTGGTGGGGGCGACCCTGCGCGCGCTCGAGATTCTGGGCGCGAGCACGGAGCTACGGGACCGCCTGGAAGCCAATACCCGCACCTTCCGGGAGCGCATGAGCTCGGCCGGCTTCGAGATCAAGCCCGGGGCGCACCCCATCGTCCCCATCCTGTTCTCGCGTTTCACGCCCGACGACGCCCCCCTCGCCCAGCGCTTTGCCCGCGCTCTCCTCCAGGAGGGGATCTACGTCAAGGGCTTCTTCTTCCCGGTCGTTCCCCGCGGCCAATCCCGGATCCGTGTCCAGCTCTCGGCCGCCCACCGACCGGAGCACATCGATCGGGCGGTCGAGGCCTTCACCAAGGTGGGCCGCGCCCTCGGCGTGCTCACGGCTTAG
- a CDS encoding cyclase family protein: MRLKDGGAGLVVIFVAALVAASQEGTGRAELDLARARVLDLTHPYDTTTLYWPTAPSGFKLTELHRGKTPAGFFYAANSFCAPEHGGTHMDAPIHFAEGGRGLDQVPLRQLIAPGLVVDVSRQAAADPDHRLTVAEVEAWEGRNGPIPAGSIVLLRTGWSARWPDRRRYLGDDTPGDASHLHFPSYGEESVRLLVERRKVGALGVDTASIDYGPSKDFIVHQVAAAAGVPGLENLAGLEELPERGSWIVALPMKIAGGSGGPLRIVALLPPR; the protein is encoded by the coding sequence ATGAGGCTCAAGGACGGCGGGGCGGGTCTGGTCGTGATCTTCGTGGCCGCCCTGGTAGCGGCAAGCCAGGAGGGCACCGGGCGCGCGGAGCTCGACCTCGCCCGCGCCCGGGTCTTGGATTTGACCCACCCCTACGACACGACGACCCTCTACTGGCCCACGGCCCCTTCCGGATTCAAGCTCACCGAGCTCCACCGCGGCAAGACCCCAGCCGGCTTCTTTTACGCCGCGAACTCCTTCTGCGCCCCCGAGCACGGCGGCACCCACATGGACGCGCCCATACATTTCGCGGAGGGGGGACGGGGCCTGGACCAGGTACCCCTGCGCCAGCTGATCGCCCCCGGCCTGGTCGTGGACGTGAGCCGGCAGGCGGCCGCGGATCCGGACCACCGGCTCACCGTGGCGGAGGTTGAGGCGTGGGAGGGCCGCAACGGCCCCATACCCGCGGGGAGCATCGTGCTCCTGCGCACGGGCTGGAGCGCGCGCTGGCCGGACCGCCGCCGCTACCTTGGGGACGACACGCCCGGCGACGCCTCCCACCTCCACTTCCCGTCCTACGGAGAGGAGTCGGTCCGGCTGCTGGTCGAGCGACGCAAAGTCGGGGCCCTGGGCGTGGACACGGCCAGCATCGACTACGGCCCCTCCAAGGATTTCATCGTCCACCAGGTGGCGGCCGCGGCCGGGGTTCCCGGGCTGGAGAATTTGGCCGGGCTCGAGGAGCTGCCCGAGCGGGGATCCTGGATCGTAGCGCTGCCCATGAAGATCGCGGGGGGGTCCGGCGGCCCCCTCCGGATCGTGGCCCTTCTGCCTCCGCGCTAG
- the pfp gene encoding diphosphate--fructose-6-phosphate 1-phosphotransferase, with protein sequence MSKEKKLALLVAGGPAPGINSVIGAATIRGVLEGVEVLGVRDGFEWIMQGNLDHVAPLTIEEVSRIHFRGGSYIGISRANPTQDPQHLENTVLSLLRLNVSQLITIGGDDTAFSAMKLEEKAGGRIQVVHVPKTIDNDLDLPAYVDTFGFQTARHVGVDIVKNLMVDAKTTSRWYFVIAMGRKAGHLALGIGKAVGATLTLIPEEFSGQRLRLKKLVDTLVGAIIKRLSYGRRDGVAILAEGLVLSIDPGDLAQLEDVERDAHGNVRIAEVSIGDILKAQVSKRLKSLGLKTTIVAKNIGYELRCADPIPFDMEYTRDLGYCATKSLLSGGNAVMISMQGGHFVPVPFANLLDPQTGKTRIRVVDVHSTRYAIARRYMIRLRRDDFHEPQELAKLAATAGLSLQEFRNEFGYLVDDEPPPLVLDRDRNGFLEEATDLSEHGRDGGPES encoded by the coding sequence GTGAGCAAGGAGAAGAAACTCGCGCTGCTCGTGGCCGGGGGGCCCGCCCCCGGCATCAACAGCGTGATCGGGGCCGCCACCATCCGCGGCGTCCTGGAGGGGGTGGAGGTCCTGGGTGTGCGCGACGGCTTCGAGTGGATCATGCAGGGCAACCTGGACCACGTCGCCCCCCTCACCATCGAGGAGGTCAGCCGCATCCACTTCCGGGGGGGCTCCTACATCGGCATCTCCCGGGCCAACCCCACCCAGGATCCCCAGCACCTGGAAAACACCGTGCTCTCCCTCCTCCGCCTGAACGTCTCCCAGCTCATCACCATCGGCGGCGATGACACCGCCTTCTCGGCCATGAAACTGGAGGAGAAGGCGGGTGGTCGCATCCAGGTCGTGCATGTGCCGAAGACCATCGACAACGACCTGGACCTGCCCGCCTACGTGGATACCTTCGGCTTTCAGACCGCGCGCCACGTGGGAGTGGACATCGTCAAGAACTTGATGGTGGACGCGAAGACCACCTCCCGCTGGTACTTCGTGATCGCGATGGGCCGCAAGGCCGGGCACCTGGCCCTCGGCATCGGCAAGGCGGTGGGGGCCACCCTGACCCTGATCCCGGAGGAGTTTTCGGGGCAGCGCCTGCGGCTGAAGAAGCTAGTGGACACCTTGGTGGGGGCCATCATCAAGCGCCTCAGCTACGGCCGCCGGGACGGCGTGGCCATCCTGGCCGAGGGGCTGGTCCTGAGCATCGACCCCGGAGATCTGGCCCAGCTCGAAGACGTCGAGCGGGACGCCCATGGCAATGTGCGCATCGCCGAAGTCAGCATCGGGGACATCCTGAAGGCCCAGGTCAGCAAGCGGCTCAAGTCCCTCGGCCTGAAGACCACCATCGTGGCCAAGAACATCGGCTACGAGCTGCGCTGCGCCGATCCAATCCCCTTCGACATGGAGTACACCCGCGACCTCGGCTACTGCGCGACCAAATCCCTGCTCTCGGGCGGGAACGCGGTCATGATCTCCATGCAGGGAGGGCACTTCGTGCCCGTGCCCTTCGCCAACCTCCTTGACCCCCAGACGGGCAAGACCCGGATCCGAGTCGTGGACGTGCATTCCACCCGCTACGCCATCGCCCGCCGCTACATGATCCGGCTCCGTCGTGACGACTTCCACGAGCCCCAGGAGCTCGCCAAGCTCGCGGCGACGGCGGGGCTCTCCCTGCAGGAGTTTCGGAACGAGTTCGGCTATCTGGTCGACGACGAGCCACCTCCCCTCGTCCTCGACCGGGATCGCAACGGCTTCCTGGAGGAGGCCACCGACCTCTCCGAGCACGGCCGGGATGGCGGCCCGGAGTCCTGA
- a CDS encoding CBS domain-containing protein, giving the protein MGISEFDDAYEDDHSQRERQEQRLGEAILNAHIRALEPRPAASVKEGATIREAIQLMLEREVGAVLIERGGRAVGIFTERDVLRRVVRTGIDQSRSVSEVMTPEPESLGPDDGIAFALNRMILRGFRNIPIVDDAGVPLAILSLREVAAFIVSLLPGRVLNLPPEPGLEARSKDGG; this is encoded by the coding sequence ATGGGCATCAGCGAATTCGACGACGCCTACGAGGACGATCACAGCCAGCGTGAGCGTCAGGAGCAGCGGCTCGGGGAGGCGATCCTCAACGCCCACATCCGCGCCCTCGAGCCCCGGCCCGCGGCCTCGGTCAAGGAGGGGGCGACCATACGCGAGGCGATCCAGCTGATGCTGGAGCGGGAAGTGGGCGCGGTGCTGATCGAGCGCGGCGGGCGGGCGGTGGGCATTTTTACGGAGCGGGACGTGCTCCGGCGGGTGGTCCGCACGGGCATTGATCAGAGCCGGTCGGTGAGCGAGGTGATGACGCCGGAACCGGAGAGCCTGGGCCCGGATGACGGCATCGCCTTCGCCCTGAACCGCATGATCTTACGCGGTTTCCGCAACATCCCCATCGTGGACGACGCCGGGGTGCCCCTGGCCATCCTCTCCCTGCGTGAGGTGGCCGCTTTCATCGTCTCCCTTTTGCCCGGCCGCGTGCTCAACCTGCCCCCGGAGCCGGGGCTGGAAGCCCGCTCCAAGGACGGGGGCTAG